From one Lycium ferocissimum isolate CSIRO_LF1 chromosome 7, AGI_CSIRO_Lferr_CH_V1, whole genome shotgun sequence genomic stretch:
- the LOC132065514 gene encoding E3 ubiquitin-protein ligase PUB24-like — MEEVDIPQYFLCPISLQIMKDPVTTVTGITYDRESIEMWLLTAEEEVVTATCPVTKQPLPKDMELLTPNHMLRRLIQAWCIVNGVDRIPTPKYPMNKSNILRLIRQVNNNSNNDQQLCVDALRKMDDLVSENEKNGKCMEEVGALKAIVGFILRSYKIGKLLIPGLEEALRIFHLIWNPSNGDKHHVKDNHELVQAILWILKQDETKNSYHVLIIKTHAMMVLKDVIEASGSNLLSGLDPEFFQGILHTLRKNSRNYISQQATKAGLQVLIGACPFGRNRLKIVESGAIFELIELELTNPEKRVSELVFYLLAHLCVLADGRAKFLEHAAGIALVTKRTLRISSTIDDSAIQILGLISKFSATNEVLLEMLRVGAVSKICMVMQADCEVHLKKKAREILRAHSHVWSNSPCIQIYLLTRQ, encoded by the coding sequence atgGAAGAAGTAGACATACCACAATATTTTTTATGTCCCATATCACTACAAATCATGAAAGATCCGGTTACTACGGTTACCGGAATAACATATGACCGGGAAAGTATCGAGATGTGGTTGTTAACGGCTGAGGAAGAGGTGGTAACCGCCACGTGTCCGGTGACAAAGCAACCATTGCCTAAAGATATGGAGTTGTTGACTCCAAATCATATGCTCAGGCGATTAATACAAGCATGGTGCATAGTCAACGGTGTTGACCGGATTCCAACACCAAAGTATCCTATGAATAAATCGAATATTCTTCGATTAATCCGGCAGGtgaataataatagtaataatgatCAACAACTTTGTGTTGATGCTTTGAGGAAAATGGATGATTTGGTTAGTGAAAATGAGAAGAATGGGAAGTGCATGGAGGAAGTTGGTGCACTTAAGgctattgttggttttattttgagaagttacaaaattgggaaattattaATTCCTGGCCTTGAAGAAGCTTTGAGgatttttcatttgatttggaATCCATCAAATGGAGACAAGCATCATGTGAAGGATAATCATGAATTAGTCCAAGCTATTTTATGGATTTTGAAGCAGGACGAAACGAAAAATAGTTATCACGTCCTGATCATTAAGACTCATGCAATGATGGTCTTGAAGGACGTGATAGAAGCCTCGGGTTCAAATCTTCTATCAGGATTAGACCCCGAGTTTTTTCAAGGGATACTGCATACGTTACGGAAAAATAGCAGAAACTACATATCACAACAGGCGACGAAAGCGGGCCTGCAGGTGCTAATAGGTGCATGTCCATTTGGAAGGAATAGGTTGAAAATCGTAGAATCAGGGGCTATATTCGAGCTCATAGAGCTCGAATTAACTAACCCTGAGAAAAGGGTTAGTGAATTAGTGTTTTATCTATTGGCTCATTTGTGTGTTTTGGCTGACGGGAGGGCAAAATTCTTGGAACATGCAGCTGGGATTGCATTGGTCACAAAGAGGACATTGAGGATTAGTTCAACTATAGATGATAGTGCAATTCAAATTCTTGGTTTAATCTCCAAATTTTCAGCCACAAATGAAGTTTTATTGGAGATGTTGAGAGTAGGGGCTGTGTCAAAAATTTGTATGGTGATGCAAGCAGATTGTGAAGTTCATTTGAAGAAGAAAGCAAGAGAGATATTGAGAGCACATTCACATGTTTGGAGCAATTCTCCATGTATACAAATTTATCTTTTGACAAGACAATAG